The Candidatus Limnocylindria bacterium DNA segment TCGACGCCGACGGGAACGACGCCGAGGCACATGAGCACCGCGGGGAACGGCCCGCGGCCAGGCGGCCGGTAGAGCTCCGCCTGGGCCATCCCGTCCCGCGTGTTGTAACTGACGTTCTCGATCACGGGTGCTCGAGTCAACGCGTCGAGGGGCGTCGAAGGAAGCATCGGAAGCAGCCTCAACACGAATCCGAGCGCGCGGCCGTGTGCGCGCGCGGCAAGGCGTAGTTCAGCCAAGAAAGAACTCCCACAAGGACGCGACGAGGAACAGCGGAGTGATGACGAGGTACGCGACCGCGACATCGCGCGGGCGATCCTTCGGCAGGCCCAGCCACGTGTCACCTTGTGCCTTTCGGACAGCCCGCCATGCGCCGACGCCGAGATACACGCCCATACCGCCCACGATGGAATACGGGATGAGCTGGAGCAGCAACGTAACGAGGTAGTACGCCGCGCTGCCGGGATCATCGAGACGGCTCTGATGGCGCGCGTCCACCGAAACGATGCCTCCGACCCACCCGCGGTAAGCGACGATCGGGTACGAGCCAACTACCGTGATCCCGGTCACCGTGCCGGTGCCGCCGCCGAGAACGAGATTCGACGCGAAGTCCAGCAGAGCCGCCCGCAGGTGGTCGCCGCCGCGGTGCGCCACGAGGATCTCGCTTGTCTGCGCGGCACCGACGATCGCGTCGCGGCGCTCGAGCGCAAAGCTGTTCCCCGTGCTCACCATCACGATGCCCGCAACGAGCGACAACAGGTATGTCGCGGCGACCGTGAGGATGGCCACCCGGCCACGACGGATCGCGGCGAGGGAGGCGCTGAGCAGTGAGCGCATCCCTCCGCTCGCGACTTAAGAGCGCACCACGGCCTCCGCGGGCCAGCGCAGCAACAGCAGGCTGACGAGCACCGTAGCGTTCACCACGAGAGCGGCCAGTGTGTTGAAGGGCGGCCACGTCCCGAAGAACAGCGTGATGCCGACCAGCGAGACGACCGCTGCGGCGATCGCGAGCGGCCGCCAGGCCTCTCCGGGCAGAACGATGCCCCAGAACGACAGCGCCGCGGCGACAAAGCCGACCATCGAAATGACCCAGAACCCGCTCGCGACGGCCGTGCTGGTGGCGATCGGCAGCGCTGGCATCAGCCACGACCGAGCCGCCTGCCATCCTCCCGTCGGATCGCTGGGCCGCAGCGCGATCCACGCGAGCGCGCCGAGCGCGCCGCCGTGGCCAAGCCCATGGATCATGAGCGCGCCAAAGATCAAGCCTCGCGCGGTGTCAGCAGACATCTAGCCCACCTCGTTCCAACACTTTGTTCCATCAGGAGCGTGGGCTCTCACCGCGTGCCCTCGATAGGGTCGGCCAGATCGTCCTTCTGTCAGGTATGGCCTTACGCGCGCGTGGCGCCCAGCCCCTGCCGAAGAAGGTCCGATCAACCCTAGTGCGGATCGCCGTCGCAGTGGACTCTTCTGGAGCGAACGACATGCAGGAGGCATGAGTGATGACCACGGTCGTCGCGGCTGCCGCGGTCCGCGCCAAAGACATACCCACCGCGCCGACGCGCGACCAGAGTGACGAGTCCGCGTGGAGGACCCTCTATCGGGTCGGCGGACTCGCTGCGCTCGGTGTCGTCGCCCTCGTGCCGATACAAATGATGGTCTTCGTCGTGTGGCCTCCGCCGACGACCGTTCTGGGATGGTTCAGCCGGTTCCAGGACAACGGCCTCATCGGCCTCCTCGACATGGATCTCCTGATGCTCGCGGACTACATCTTGTTCGCGCTGTTGTTCCTCGCGCTATTCGTGACGCTCCGGCGCACAAGTGCATCGATCGCGGCCATCTCCGTGGCGCTCGAGCTCGTCGCGATCGCGACCTATTTCGCTTCGACCACCGCGTTCGAGATGCTCTCGGCGAGCGGCCAGTACGCTGCTGCGAGCACTGACACCGAGAGAACGATCGCGCTCGCGGTAGGACAGGTGCTGCTTCTGACCTGGCAGGGCACCGCGTTCAGCGCGAGCTACGTTATCGCCGGCATGGCGCAGCTTCTCATCGCGATCGCCATGCTCCGGGGTGGCCCATTCGGGAGGATCACCGCGTACGCGGGAATCCTCGCGGGCGTACTGACGCTGGTGCCACCGACCATCGGCACGCCGGGACTCATCCTGTCACTCGTATCGCTGTTGCCGATGTGGGCCTTCCTGATCCTGGCCGGGCGCAGGCTCCTGCTGCTGTCGTCAGATGGCAAGGAGCGTGGCGCGGCCACAGAAGAATTGAAGTTAGGAGGTGATTCTTGATGATGTTCCCCGGTACCGTCGACTACGGATACATGGCCTGGATGATGTTCGGCTCAGTCGTCCTGTGGGTCGCCCTGATCGCTTTTGTGGCGTTCGTCTTCGTCAAGCTCATGGCGGGTCGTGAAGGCGACGACGCCGTCGAGATGCTGAAGCAGCGACTCGCACGCGGCGAGATCAACGCAGAGGAATTCCAGTCGCGTCGCGCCCTTCTTATCGGTCGCTAGTCACGCCGCCGGGCCGCATCACGCTGCCTGCACCTGGCCTTAGACCGGCGACGCTCAGCGCGCCGCCGTAAGGGCGCGCAGCTCCCGCGCGATGACCGCATCCTCGCGAGCGAAGACGACAAGCACGGCGACCGGTCCGACGACGAGCGCACGATCCGCCCGCACCGACAGCTCATCGACCGGCGGCACGCCGATCGCCGCGAGGCGGCGCACGATGCCGGCGCGCACGCTGGCCGCGTTCTCGCCGATGCCGCCGGTGAACACGACCGCGTCGAGGCGGGGGAGCGCGGTCGCGGCGGCGGCGATGGCTCCAGCGGCCGACCGCTCGAACACCGCGATCGCGAGAGCCGCACGTTCGTCGGTCGGCGCGAGTGTGAGGAGCTCGCGCATGTCTGCCGTCCGGCCGGAGAGCGCGAGCAGACCGGAGCGATGCTCTAGCGCGTCCTCGAGCGCTTGGGGATCGAGCCCGTGGTCCCGCTGCGCGGCGAGCAGCACGCCCGGGTCGACCGATCCCGCGCGCGTCCCCATCACGAGTCCCTCGAGCGGCGTCATGCCCATCGAGGTGCTCACCGCGCGCCCGCGCCACACCGCGCTCACGGAGCAGCCCGCACCGAGGTGCGCGACGACGACGCCGACGTCCTCGCGTCCGAGCAGCACGCCCGCACGCTCGACGGACCATGTGACGGAAAGGCCGTGGAATCCATAACGGCGGTATCCCCAGTCCGCGTACCACTCATAGGGGAGGGCATATACGTATGCCTCGGCGGGTAAGGTCGCGTGGAAAGCTGAGTCGAACGCAGCGCCGTGCGGCACGCCTGGCAGCGCGGCGCGGGCCGCGGCGATGACCTCGGCGGCGACGGGGTTGTGGAGTGGCGCGAGCCACGCAAGCTCCCGGATGCGCTGGAGCACGGCGTCGTCGACCAACGTCGTTCGGGTGAAAAGCGATCCACCGTGCACCACGCGATGCCCGACGGCGCCGATCGCGGACAGGTCGATCCCTGCGGCCACGATCGACTGCGATGCGCGACGGAGCGCGTCTGGGGCATCGCCAACGTTTCGCATCGGGACGGTGGTGCTCGCCTCCGCGTCGTCTGAGCCGGCAGCGAGCACACTTGCCTTGAGCGTCGACGATCCGGCATTCAGCACGAGCACGCGTTCGCGCACCCGGCGAGCCTAGGCCGCGACGCCCTGAGATGCAGCGCATGACCAGGAGGCAAGAGGTGGCAACGAGGACAAAGTCGGTCGCGGCGGGCCCGCTCTCCGCGGACGAACTCCGTCGCATCGACGCGTACTGGCGCGCCGCGAATTACCTCGCTGTCGGGCAGATCTATCTTCTCGACAATCCGCTCCTGCGCGAGCCACTCCGGCCGGAGCACGTCAAGCCGCGCCTTCTCGGCCACTGGGGCACGACCCCGGGTCTGAACTTCATCTACGCGCATATGAATCGCGCGATCCGGACGTGGGACATCGAGGCGATCTTCATCACGGGCCCTGGACATGGCGGACCGGCTGTTCTGGCGAATGTGTACCTCGAGGGCACCTACAGCGAGACCTATCCCGATGTTTCGCGCGATACCGCGGGCCTGACGAAGCTGTTCCGGCAGTTCTCGTTCCCCGGTGGTGTGCCGAGCCACGTGTCGGCTGAGATCCCCGGGTCGATCCACGAGGGTGGCGAGCTTGGATACTCGCTCGCGCACGCATACGGCGCCGCGCTGGACGATCCGTCGCTGCTCGTGTGCTGCGTGATCGGCGATGGCGAGGCGGAGACAGGGGCCCTCGCGGCATCGTGGCACTCGAACAAGTTCCTCGATCCGGTCCACGACGGCGCCGTGCTGTCGATCCTCCACCTGAACGGCTACAAGATCGCCAACCCGACCGTCCTCGCGCGCATGCCCGAGCGCGAGCTGCGCGCGCTTCTCGAGGGATACGGGCACGTCCCGATCTTCGTTGAGGGCGATGACCCGAAGGCGATGCATCAGCAGATGGCCGCGGCGCTCGATCGCGCCGTGAAGGACATCCGTCGGATCAAGGACGACGCCCGCGCGGCCAGACACGCGCGCCGGCAGCCATCGCCGATGATCGTGCTCCGCACGCCGAAGGGCTGGACCGGGCCGAAGACGGTCGACGGCAAGCCGGTCGAGGGCACGTGGCGTTCGCACCAGGTGCCGGTCGACGCGGCTCGGACGAATGGTGAACACCGGGCCATCCTCGAGCGATGGATGCGCTCGTACCGTCCCGAACAACTCTTTGACGAGAACGGCCGACTCGCGGCCGAGCTCGCAGCGCTGCCGCCGTCGGGCGAGCGACGGATGAGCGCGAACCCGCGCGCGAACGGCGGTGTGCGACTGCGGGATCTGGATCTGCCGGATTTCCGGAACTACGCGGTCGCCGTGCCCGCGCCAGGGGCGACGTCCGCGGAGCCCACGCGTGTCCTCGGAACGTTCCTGCGCGACGTGATCGTGCGCAACCAGGATCGCTTTCGGCTCCTCGGTCCCGACGAGACCACATCGAATCGCCTCGGTGCGGTCTTCGAGGTGACCGAGCGCGTCTTCAGGGATGAGATCCTTCCGACGGACGAGCACATCGCACCGCATGGGCGCGTCATGGAGGTGCTGTCGGAGCAGATGATCGAAGGCTGGCTCGAGGGCTATCTCCTCACCGGCCGCCACGGTCTCTTCAACTGCTACGAGGCTTTCATCCACATCGTCGACTCGATGTTCAACCAGCACGCGAAGTGGCTGAAGGTCACGCGCGCGCTGCCGTGGCGCCGGCCGATCGCTTCGCTGAACTACCTTCTCTCGTCGCACGTGTGGCGACAGGACCACAACGGCTTCTCGCACCAGGACCCTGGCTTCATCGACCACGTGGTCAACAAGAAGGCCGAGGTCATCCGCGTGTACCTGCCGCCCGACGCCAACACCCTCCTATCAGTGACCGATCACTGCCTGCGGAGCCGCAATTACGTCAATGTGATCGTGGCGGGGAAGCAGCTGGAGCAGAACTGGCTGTCGATGGACGACGCGGTGGAGCACTGCGCGCGAGGCATCGGCATCTGGGACTGGGCGAGCAGCGAAGACGGCGGCGAGCCGGACGTGGTGCTCGCGTGCTGCGGCGACGTGCCGACGCTCGAGACGCTCGCGGCCGCCGATCTGCTCCGGCAACACCTCCCCGACCTGCGCGTGCGCGTCGTGAACGTCGTCGACCTCATGCGCCTGCAGCAGGACACCGAGCATCCACACGGTCTACCCGACGTCGAGTTCGACGCGATGTTCACGACGGACAAGCCGGTGATCTTCGCGTATCACGGGTACCCATGGCTCATCCATCGTCTCGCGTACCGTCGGAGGAACCATCCGAACCTGCACGTGCGCGGGTATAAGGAGGAAGGCACGACGACGACGCCATTCGACATGGTCATGCTCAACGATCTTGACCGCTTCCACCTTGTCATGGACGTCATCGATCGCGTGTCGGGTCTCCGCGAGCGCTTCGAGGCCGTGCGTCAGCTGATGCAGGAGAGGCGGGTCGCATGCCGCGCGTACACGCGCGAGCACGGCGAGGATGCGCCGGAGATCACACAGTGGGCGTGGCCGACGAAGAGCAAGTGAGCTGGTGATCGACCCGTGACGCATGACCGCGCGCGAGTCCTTCCGGGCTCGCGCGCGGGTGGTCTGAGAGAACCCGATTTAGTAGCGGAGCCCGCCGCCCGCGCTGACCGCGCGTGGGAGGATCCCTGCTTCGATCGCGTCGCGGTCGGCATCCGTCACCAGGATGCCGGGAGCGGTGAGGAGGGCCTTGACGTTGACCAATGCATCCCTGGCCTCGAGGTCC contains these protein-coding regions:
- a CDS encoding SHOCT domain-containing protein → MMFPGTVDYGYMAWMMFGSVVLWVALIAFVAFVFVKLMAGREGDDAVEMLKQRLARGEINAEEFQSRRALLIGR
- a CDS encoding phosphoketolase family protein, which gives rise to MTRRQEVATRTKSVAAGPLSADELRRIDAYWRAANYLAVGQIYLLDNPLLREPLRPEHVKPRLLGHWGTTPGLNFIYAHMNRAIRTWDIEAIFITGPGHGGPAVLANVYLEGTYSETYPDVSRDTAGLTKLFRQFSFPGGVPSHVSAEIPGSIHEGGELGYSLAHAYGAALDDPSLLVCCVIGDGEAETGALAASWHSNKFLDPVHDGAVLSILHLNGYKIANPTVLARMPERELRALLEGYGHVPIFVEGDDPKAMHQQMAAALDRAVKDIRRIKDDARAARHARRQPSPMIVLRTPKGWTGPKTVDGKPVEGTWRSHQVPVDAARTNGEHRAILERWMRSYRPEQLFDENGRLAAELAALPPSGERRMSANPRANGGVRLRDLDLPDFRNYAVAVPAPGATSAEPTRVLGTFLRDVIVRNQDRFRLLGPDETTSNRLGAVFEVTERVFRDEILPTDEHIAPHGRVMEVLSEQMIEGWLEGYLLTGRHGLFNCYEAFIHIVDSMFNQHAKWLKVTRALPWRRPIASLNYLLSSHVWRQDHNGFSHQDPGFIDHVVNKKAEVIRVYLPPDANTLLSVTDHCLRSRNYVNVIVAGKQLEQNWLSMDDAVEHCARGIGIWDWASSEDGGEPDVVLACCGDVPTLETLAAADLLRQHLPDLRVRVVNVVDLMRLQQDTEHPHGLPDVEFDAMFTTDKPVIFAYHGYPWLIHRLAYRRRNHPNLHVRGYKEEGTTTTPFDMVMLNDLDRFHLVMDVIDRVSGLRERFEAVRQLMQERRVACRAYTREHGEDAPEITQWAWPTKSK
- a CDS encoding acetate/propionate family kinase, with product MRERVLVLNAGSSTLKASVLAAGSDDAEASTTVPMRNVGDAPDALRRASQSIVAAGIDLSAIGAVGHRVVHGGSLFTRTTLVDDAVLQRIRELAWLAPLHNPVAAEVIAAARAALPGVPHGAAFDSAFHATLPAEAYVYALPYEWYADWGYRRYGFHGLSVTWSVERAGVLLGREDVGVVVAHLGAGCSVSAVWRGRAVSTSMGMTPLEGLVMGTRAGSVDPGVLLAAQRDHGLDPQALEDALEHRSGLLALSGRTADMRELLTLAPTDERAALAIAVFERSAAGAIAAAATALPRLDAVVFTGGIGENAASVRAGIVRRLAAIGVPPVDELSVRADRALVVGPVAVLVVFAREDAVIARELRALTAAR